In the genome of Marinomonas algicola, the window ATACTTTTGTTTCTGTCATCCAATAAACTTTTCATCATTGGTCCAAGCTTTGGGTTTTGTACAACATCTTGATAAACAAAGTTATACAACCCTACAGGGTCTGCGCGCTCCCAATAATTTACCATTTTTTCTAGATAGTCTTTGTCGTCTAATTGACTAAGAGACACTTCGAGCGCTGCAATCTGAGAGTGAAACGGGCTGTCTGCAATGGCGGTGATTTGTTGCTCTAAGGTTTCCAGTTCTAAAATTGGCTTGTTGTTTTTTTCGGCCATTTGTAAAAAGTATTGATCTAAGCCAAGATCCGCTTTGAATTGTGTCTGCTTTAGTTGGTAGCCTGTTAACTGTTCGATCACCATCCATGGACGCATTCTTATCAATTTTTCGTATTCACTTTTATTTCTTATATTGAAGTGTTTTAACGCATCTAATGCGTTTTTTGATAGATATTTCTCAAGTGTTTGATTGACAGGTAGCCACATTTTTGACTGAAT includes:
- a CDS encoding TraB/GumN family protein, with the translated sequence MNILFKSFKFINVVFLSFYVIAHAKENEQAFLWQVQNKHITVYLAGSIHALNERHYPLPQAYLDAYQKSDNLVVELNVNKLDPYISQSLIQSKMWLPVNQTLEKYLSKNALDALKHFNIRNKSEYEKLIRMRPWMVIEQLTGYQLKQTQFKADLGLDQYFLQMAEKNNKPILELETLEQQITAIADSPFHSQIAALEVSLSQLDDKDYLEKMVNYWERADPVGLYNFVYQDVVQNPKLGPMMKSLLDDRNKSMADVIALYLNQPISRRNNYFVVVGALHLTGPNSIQKQLERKGYFVQPLFKKESIN